Proteins encoded within one genomic window of Misgurnus anguillicaudatus chromosome 18, ASM2758022v2, whole genome shotgun sequence:
- the grcc10 gene encoding protein C10 — translation MASAPAQQPTLTVEQARVVLSEVIQAFSVPENAARMEEARESACNDMGKMLQLVLPVATQIQQEVIKAYGFNNEGEGVLKFARLVKMYETQDPEIAAMSVKLKSILLPPLSTPPIGSGIPTS, via the exons ATGGCCTCTGCCCCAGCACAGCAGCCCACACTCACTGTAGAGCAAGCCAGAG TTGTTCTGAGTGAGGTGATCCAGGCCTTTTCTGTGCCTGAGAATGCAGCCCGCATGGAGGAAGCCAGAGAGAGCGCCTGCAATGACATGGGCAAGATGCTGCAACTCGTGCTGCCTGTGGCCACCCAAATCCAGCAGGAGGTCATTAAAGCATATGGCTTTAATAATGAAGGAGAGG GTGTACTCAAATTCGCTCGGCTAGTGAAGATGTATGAAACTCAGGACCCAGAGATCGCAGCTATGTCAGTAAAACTCAAGAGCATTTTACTGCCTCCTCTCTCTACTCCTCCCATCGGCAGTGGAATTCCAACATCATAG
- the saysd1 gene encoding SAYSvFN domain-containing protein 1, whose translation MERKLAEFRARKKVQTEAKKPADSEIQPEMKVKDAELQMKDLESSRISSAIPELKPTTSTPHTEAGGNGVLNSGSSHWLFTHVTLLKVLLWLVLLGLFIELEFGLPFFLISLFYWLYEGFRSPKARQPGELSAYSVFNPDCQPILGTLTAEQLEGEMGYRPMARR comes from the exons ATGGAGCGCAAGCTGGCAGAATTCAGAGCCCGAAAGAAAGTCCAGACCGAAGCGAAGAAACCTGCTGATTCCGAAATTCAGCCTGAGATGAAAGTGAAAGACGCTGAGCTTCAGATGAAAGATCTTGAATCCTCCAGAATTTCTTCTGCTATACCAGAGCTAAAACCCACCACCAGCACTCCACATACTGAG GCTGGTGGAAATGGTGTGCTGAACTCTGGTTCTAGTCACTGGCTTTTCACCCATGTGACCCTGTTAAAGGTGCTGCTGTGGTTGGTGTTGCTGGGACTCTTCATTGAACTGGAGTTTGGTCTGCCATTTTTCCTCATATCCCTCTTCTACTGGCTCTATGAAGGCTTTAGGAGCCCAAAGGCACGACAGCCAGGAGAACTGAGCGCGTATTCTGTGTTTAACCCAGACTGTCAGCCCATCCTGGGAACTTTAACAGCAGAACAACTGGAAGGAGAGATGGGATACAGACCAATGGCCAGAagatga
- the LOC129429909 gene encoding uncharacterized protein yields the protein MAKERAQFFSAAEQELLLEGYAEFQTLIKTQGNTSKAAKTRREGWQKVADKLNAATTGGPLRTLEQVKIKYKNILQNATKKRAEQIKTGDGPAPPCYTAAEELALGLNVDWPIVSGIPEGISSLDTQPGTSSSTFITVSHNTPTLLPVPMQVVAEACADSEATLSDDCPLKEEPESTSAERTDPEMTEGDVQSLYKRSLQHKVEYYELKKKKMIGEIELQDLMKKKVTLEIELLQKEVESKR from the exons ATGGCAAAAGAGCGCGCTCAGTTTTTCTCTGCAGCAGAGCAAGAACTTTTACTGGAAGGCTATGCAGAATTCCAAACCTTAATTAAAACGCAAGGGAACACCTCAAAAGCTGCAAAAACCAGGAGAGAGGGCTGGCAAAAAGTTGCAGACAAATTAAATGC AGCCACCACAGGAGGACCCCTTAGAACATTGgaacaagtaaaaataaaatacaaaaatattttacaaaatg CCACTAAGAAAAGGGCTGAGCAAATAAAAACAGGTGATGGTCCTGCACCCCCATGTTATACTGCGGCTGAAGAGCTGGCCCTTGGGTTGAATGTCGACTGGCCCATTGTTAGTGGCATCCCGGAGGGCATCTCTTCCTTAGACACGCAGCCGGGGACCAGCAGCAGCACTTTCATTACTG TTTCACACAATACACCAACACTTTTACCTGTTCCCATGCAAGTGGTGGCTGAAGCATGTGCA GACAGTGAAGCAACTCTCTCTGATGACTGTCCCTTGAAGGAAGAACCT GAATCCACATCTGCAGAGAGAACGGATCCAGAG atgacagagggtgACGTCCAGTCCCTCTATAAAAGAAGTCTACAACACAAGGTTGAGTACTACGagctaaaaaagaaaaaaatgattgGAGAAATTGAACTTCAAGATTTAATGAAGAAAAAGGTTACACTAGAGATTGAGTTGCTTCAAAAGGAAGTTGAGA GCAAAAGATGA